Proteins found in one Canis lupus baileyi chromosome 26, mCanLup2.hap1, whole genome shotgun sequence genomic segment:
- the BANF2 gene encoding barrier-to-autointegration factor-like protein has product MDHMSPRLRAFLSEPIGEKDVAWVDGISHELAINLVTKGFNKAYILLGQFLLMHKNEAEFQKWLICCCGATESEAQESSHCLKEWCSCFL; this is encoded by the exons ATGGATCACATGTCTCCTAGGCTGAGAGCCTTCCTCTCTGAACCCATCGGAGAAAAGGATGTTGCCTGGGTGGACGGGATCAGCCATGAGCTTGCCATCAATTTAGTCACCAAAGGTTTCAACAag GCCTACATCCTGTTGGGACAGTTCCTTCTGATGCACAAGAATGAAGCCGAATTTCAGAAGTGGCTCATTTGTTGTTGTGGTGCCACCgagagtgaggcccaggagagTTCTCACTGTCTGAAGGAGTGGTGCTCCTGCTTCCTCTAG